AAAGCTCAGAAAGGTATCCGAACCTCTACCATCGCCTGTATCGACATCGCCGTCTACAGCCCGTTCTGCTGCCGTATCACCTAAAGCAGCTTCAACTATAGAAGTATTGACAGCGGAATTAGCTTCTACCAAGGAACAGCTGGCACTATTTAGACTCCGAGCTGAAAAAGCAGAAGATCAGGTGACAAAACAGTCGAGTACTATCGAAGAATTAAAGAGATCTTTAGAACAATTACACCGTGAAAAGGCGATTCAAGACCAAGAGTTATTACAAGCACGGTTAAGCAACCAGTCTGATCCATCGCTTCCCGGTACAGACTCAACCCATTTACGGCGGTCATCATTCAATGATCTACCCCCCTCATTAAGAATTGCTGTTAATAATGCGATTTCTCCTACCACGTCTGCAACAGCCAACAATGGTGATGACTCTGACCCTAGCACCACACCCCCCAGTTCGTCAGCGAGCCGTGTCCAAACTAGCTCGAGAGCCAAACCGCAcacatcatcatccatgACTAAGACAATCCCAATGACTACCGCACTGGGTGTTGTGGTCCTAGGTATCAGTCTCATGTCTTTCATTAACCGGTTGTCGCGAGACCACTAACTGACATCCTTTCCGACTCTTGTATCACGAATTTAACgactttttttattattatctatATTAGTGTTATAAacggcggctgggctctgCTCCAGATCCGTACACTGCTTGTACCCGCAACTTGTACACACAACTCTTCACACTGGACTTTGAGCCAAAGTTATAAATCTTTTCTCAGGGGGGTTTTATTCACTAATTAGTACTCAGGGGGAGTTATCGATGACAAGTTCAGCCGTACATGATATGCgcatttatatatatgtatatgtTCATCTTGAAGCTCAGATCAGTACTATATCAAACCAGAATATGTTTCGAATCAGGCCATTTTCACTGGCAAGCCGAATTGGCTATCGAACAGGGGTGAAAAATTTTCCAAGGAAATCGATTCCTAGTCTTATCGCAAAACGTTCTATAACGAATGCATTCCAACATGGAGTTCCACCTCCACATCCAATGCCGCCAGTGAAGAAAGTTCGTGCCTACCGGTGGCCAATTATCCTTGCTCTGGCAATGCTGGTTTCAGGTGTAGCATTTAGATACTATACAGCTCACAATTATCCACCAGAAGTGGCCTCGAAACTTCGCAAGGGTCTCAGAGCTGAGTTAGATGGCGGAGGCAAAGGCAAACCAGACTACAAATTAGCATTACAATATTACTTAGAAGCACTGGAGGAAGCAGACAATTCGAATCTGCACTATTTGAGTGATGAATATACAGGActtcaaatcaaaattgCCGAAATGTATGAAAAATTGGGtatggaagaagaagcaagaCTCATCTACCGTGAGCTAGGAACATCTTATATTCAAGCATTGACAGACGGAACCGCAGTATCTGCAGAAGTTCGTCCTCATATGATCCAGAGAGACCTCCGAGTTGCATTGAAGACTGCCATATCTGAAGCTACCACTAATCCTGAGGTAGCCAAGATGGGCCTATTAGTTCATTTCACCATTGCACAGATGGAAGTCGCCAATAGAGATCCAGCAGTTGCGGAACTTATCAACAGCGAGAAGACCCGGGCCAATTTCAATATATCTATTCCTGTCGAGGGAGCTCCATCAAAATTCGATACAAAAGCTTGGGAGCCATTTCGGGACGAGCTGTTTAGTGCTCGAGACAGTACGTATTCACAACTAGCGGCATGTTCAGTGCCCAGACATTCTTGTTTCTGTCACCACTTTCGAGTCGTGTTTTGGATCAAGCCACTGTGTAGTGGTATCCCCAGAACTTGATCAAGATCAAATATCTGGGATTCATCCAACCGAACGGATTTGAAAGACGAATCAAATTGTCGGGTAAACTTCAACAGCCTCGGAAACAGCTAAGCAATATCAGAACTAACAAATCTACTAGTGTTTGTAGCATTGTGTCTTGCTACTGGAGATATTGGACATGCGCTACAGGCTAAGCTTGCCACAACCGAATGGATGGCTGCTGCGGGTTGCGATATTGGCGAGATTCTCATGTCATGTAAGTATTCCTTGAACACCCACTATCAATAACCAAGAGTCAAGACAATAAACTAACAGCCCCAGTCTATAACGTGGGATCCATTTTCTATCTGCAGTCAGAACAATTAGAATTGAAAGAGACTCAGTTCACAGAAGCAAAAAAGGACGATAAAGAAGTAGCTCCCGTGCGGAAGATGGCTAAAGACTCGATAGACTACTCCACAACATGTTTCAGCATAATTTTGAACGCAGTAGAACAACTTCCCAGCAAGGCCCGACGGGAAGCCAATGTCGCCGAAGTGCATGCTCTATCCACATATGGGCTCGGGGTCATAGCCCTTCACCGCGGCGAATACGAGAAGTCAAGAGACCTTTTGCGAGAATCACGGCTTCGAGCCAAAGGCTGTGAGTTCGATGATCTCGTCACAAGCTCGGAACTCGAGCTTCAAAAGCTTGACAACATTCTTGCCGAAATCGCCAAAGGTGAGAAGAACCCCAAATACGAGCCTCCATCCATGGACGTCCTGTTCCTCAAACCCGACAACAAAGACGATCCCGTCAATATCAAACCTCCACTCGACGAATCTGCCTGAATATTTTCTATAAATCACACTCCCAGACTCCCcactctgcctccggcggctggggctccgccccagaccccgtggttcctgcttcgcaggaaactgctgggaccgtcgacggaaccgGTGACCCCAGCAACGACTTGAGCGAAGCGaaaggagcagcggggtctggcAGAGCCCCAACTGCTGgagccagcagcaccttAAAGGGAAAGGTCAGCAATAAATAAGTGTTATTAAATATAAACAGTaagagaataaataagcGATGCAAAAGGGGAGATATATGGCTCAGTTCGAGAGCGTCGTCTTTAGCTTGGACCATAAACTGGACGAGAATGTGGGTTGTAAGTCATTGTTGAATTTGGTAGCAGGTGGCATGGATGATACCGgtgacagcagcaccggACTGTGCGGGGGTGATGGTGGCACACGAGGGCTTGTTTGTCTGAACGGGCTGAATCGTCTTCGTCGGGTATTCTCGGCATTTTCAGATTCAGTAGATGAACCAGAGAACATGGGTTGCAGTTGGTTCTTTCTGTTGCGGTCCATGATATTACCGGCACCGCCACGACCGACTGAGTAGGACTCCGGCTCGACATCCAAGGCCTTGTGTGCTTCTTC
This is a stretch of genomic DNA from Sugiyamaella lignohabitans strain CBS 10342 chromosome C, complete sequence. It encodes these proteins:
- the MGR3 gene encoding Mgr3p (Subunit of the mitochondrial (mt) i-AAA protease supercomplex; i-AAA degrades misfolded mitochondrial proteins; forms a subcomplex with Mgr1p that binds to substrates to facilitate proteolysis; required for growth of cells lacking mtDNA; GO_component: GO:0031942 - i-AAA complex [Evidence IDA] [PMID 18843051]; GO_component: GO:0016021 - integral component of membrane [Evidence IEA]; GO_component: GO:0016020 - membrane [Evidence IEA]; GO_component: GO:0005743 - mitochondrial inner membrane [Evidence IEA,IEA]; GO_component: GO:0005743 - mitochondrial inner membrane [Evidence IDA] [PMID 18843051]; GO_component: GO:0005739 - mitochondrion [Evidence IEA]; GO_component: GO:0005739 - mitochondrion [Evidence IDA] [PMID 14562095]; GO_component: GO:0005739 - mitochondrion [Evidence IDA] [PMID 14576278]; GO_component: GO:0005739 - mitochondrion [Evidence IDA] [PMID 16823961]; GO_function: GO:0051787 - misfolded protein binding [Evidence IDA] [PMID 18843051]; GO_process: GO:0006515 - misfolded or incompletely synthesized protein catabolic process [Evidence IMP] [PMID 18843051]) yields the protein MFRIRPFSLASRIGYRTGVKNFPRKSIPSLIAKRSITNAFQHGVPPPHPMPPVKKVRAYRWPIILALAMLVSGVAFRYYTAHNYPPEVASKLRKGLRAELDGGGKGKPDYKLALQYYLEALEEADNSNLHYLSDEYTGLQIKIAEMYEKLGMEEEARLIYRELGTSYIQALTDGTAVSAEVRPHMIQRDLRVALKTAISEATTNPEVAKMGLLVHFTIAQMEVANRDPAVAELINSEKTRANFNISIPVEGAPSKFDTKAWEPFRDELFSARDSTYSQLAACSVPRHSCFCHHFRVVFWIKPLCSGIPRT